Within the Plasmodium relictum strain SGS1 genome assembly, chromosome: 12 genome, the region acaagcAACATAAATACCTTTATATTTTGCTTTAAATACTTGTGCATAGCTTCCTCCTCCtactttatttaataaagatatatcaATACTGCatatatttgtaattttattaaaagagaaTCTTTTACTAGTGTTAAAATTGATTGACAATGGATCGGCATTATCTAAAGAATTTACCAAAAATCGAAAAACAGATAAAACAAATTTTCTAACAtaagaattatttatattcaaCTTCTTTAACTCTTTATCTGTTAACTTTAATATATGATATCCTCTTATCTTATTTAtcttaaataaatatgcttctttttttaaacctatcatttttaaaaaattatataacatATTTACAGACCATTTATTATAGTCAGAAGCTCTTAATTTTACATCTTCATTAATTATATCAAATTTATCTTCATTTGATGTTAAATAATCatcaataaataaaaaacagtTTTTTTGCCTATCATCGTGAGTTTCTGGAAAGGTTGCTcctcttaatttttttctaagaaATCCTCTATCATAAtcaaaaatatgaaattcttcttttttatattgagATATATTATCccactttttatttatatctgGTTCAAAAATGTTCTgctttaataaattttcatctttacttttttcttttcttttaatgtCTCTTtgattattttcaatttcaGATTTAAAtggtaaatttttttttttttgctctTCAAAAACTTCCTTTATgttaaattttgtttttgttgTGTTCATATATTCTCTCCACTGATTAttcttcatataattttccttattttccaaaaaattttgaaaagtagtaatttcattatttttaataacgaaattatcattatttatattttcacaAAGCaagtttttatattcatcattaatttttatatttaacttATTCTGATCCTCTACTATGTCTTCATCACCATTTTTCAAATTAACATgagattttatatttttttttttaacagaGGCAGCATCAAAGTTACACAAGTTATCTTCTTTATAACTATTATTcaaatattcattttcattGTCTTTCTCTGCATTACTTTGTAACTTACTTTCAATAATAAAGTCActataatttatttcttcgtaattattaaatattatatcatctttttcttctatattgCTTTTTAAATCTAATTTTTGTGAACCcaaattcataaaattaaatgtttCTTTCTCATTTTTATCGAAATTATCTTCCATTTCTCTTTTATCATAAGGAAATTTTATAGAATCATTCtgtatgttatttttatctgTCTTTTCATTAtcaattttttgtttatttaatatttttaaagggcatatatattcatttttaagtaattttttactatttaataaattccTTTCTTCATCCTTTTCAgaaaaattttcttcatcatcTGTATCTAATGATGTCACTATAATATTCATTGGACTTGAAATGTGAGTagttttacattttttttttcttcttacagaagttttatcatttttggaaagagaatttttatttaataataaatcatttttaataaaattcataACTGGAGgctttaaataatttatagtATGGGCTGGTGAAGTTTTATGTTTACTATTCCTTCTGAAGTAACTAGAAAGcatacttaaattttttattttacttccTTCTTCGacttttttatgtaaataattattactttttgcattaaataaaaaactgTTTGTCATAACATTTTCGTTGCAATGTTTATCATACAGAGAAGAATAAGCTCCTACAGATTTGCTATCTGATACAGAAGTTGAATTACTTACATTAGTATATTTTTCGGAAGTACAAAAATCAGTATCActtttttccattttattatttattaaatcattatcattattattattattattacacatctttaaatttttgtcGGAATTTTCATTGTTTTTATAAGAATCCAAATGTTCGCATTTATTttgtataataaaattatcacTATCACTCATTATAATAACTGATTTAATACTTATAGGACTTCTATAGCCAAACTCTGTTGaatattcattatatttaataaaatagcCAATGGCgttattcattttatattcCCCTTCAAATATTACTCTATCATTATATATAAGCATTCCCCATCCATTTCTTACATTATTAAATGTTTCTCCAatgtaataatattttttaattttttctttatctgaTATATTTAATGACACACTAGAAATAGATGAATATGtatcaaatattttattgcATTCTGATGAAGATTTTTTCATGggtttgtttttattttcatttatctCATTATAATATTCATTATAAAGATATTCATTAGAAGAATTTGCAACATTGTCTTCTATGTTATTTTTCCTTACGTTATTTTGTTCTTCATAAACTTTACTGTGATAACTATCCAAGGAATACTCtgatttataattaaatgaaTTCTTTTTTCCTAATCTTTCTTCATTACTTTTCACagattcttttttaaaataacatccatagttatataaattttttatattatttcctttatgtgaaaatgatgaattaaatctatttattttcttatcaTTATAAAGATCCTCTTTACTTTTAATTGATTCATCAtattcataatatatatttgatatCCTATTACCTGTATATGtatgatataaaaattccggattttcattttcaattAATTCTATATCTATTCCACCAGTATCATGAACAACTAAACTTttgacatttttttttaaaaaaacatcTGATATTATATCACTATTTACTAATCTTGTGCTTTTtacatcattttttttatttatgctTGTGTCTATTGTACTTATgctatttttcatttttccttttttattcttattttcatcttcaccattatcttcttcttcttcattttcttcttcatatttttctttatttttcatatcattatcatctttttttctttcactATCATTCTTTTTATCATGACATATTTCCTTATCTTTATCAgcaattttcttcttttcattgtcttcatcttttttattacatactATTGTTTTGTGAGTTGTgctatatacattttttatattgaaatcattttcattagatgaacttttatataataaattgtctttattttttgaacaATTAACATCAtcagaaaattttttataaataatattgttgtctttatttataatttttttctttttttcgacaagatatgaaatatttttttctttttttgtttcattttcattttttttatcttcacTATATGTTATATTTTGAGATAAATTTCTAAATATCTTACGGAAAAATGAagcataaaattttttgttttctttttcattttca harbors:
- the TKL3 gene encoding tyrosine kinase-like protein, putative gives rise to the protein MSGFHSGVSRKLFCNVDKLYFDNLKNLDERLNLNNNFNENKYEQFCNKNFLRSNRRFKTEPPKKLFENEKENKKFYASFFRKIFRNLSQNITYSEDKKNENETKKEKNISYLVEKKKKIINKDNNIIYKKFSDDVNCSKNKDNLLYKSSSNENDFNIKNVYSTTHKTIVCNKKDEDNEKKKIADKDKEICHDKKNDSERKKDDNDMKNKEKYEEENEEEEDNGEDENKNKKGKMKNSISTIDTSINKKNDVKSTRLVNSDIISDVFLKKNVKSLVVHDTGGIDIELIENENPEFLYHTYTGNRISNIYYEYDESIKSKEDLYNDKKINRFNSSFSHKGNNIKNLYNYGCYFKKESVKSNEERLGKKNSFNYKSEYSLDSYHSKVYEEQNNVRKNNIEDNVANSSNEYLYNEYYNEINENKNKPMKKSSSECNKIFDTYSSISSVSLNISDKEKIKKYYYIGETFNNVRNGWGMLIYNDRVIFEGEYKMNNAIGYFIKYNEYSTEFGYRSPISIKSVIIMSDSDNFIIQNKCEHLDSYKNNENSDKNLKMCNNNNNNDNDLINNKMEKSDTDFCTSEKYTNVSNSTSVSDSKSVGAYSSLYDKHCNENVMTNSFLFNAKSNNYLHKKVEEGSKIKNLSMLSSYFRRNSKHKTSPAHTINYLKPPVMNFIKNDLLLNKNSLSKNDKTSVRRKKKCKTTHISSPMNIIVTSLDTDDEENFSEKDEERNLLNSKKLLKNEYICPLKILNKQKIDNEKTDKNNIQNDSIKFPYDKREMEDNFDKNEKETFNFMNLGSQKLDLKSNIEEKDDIIFNNYEEINYSDFIIESKLQSNAEKDNENEYLNNSYKEDNLCNFDAASVKKKNIKSHVNLKNGDEDIVEDQNKLNIKINDEYKNLLCENINNDNFVIKNNEITTFQNFLENKENYMKNNQWREYMNTTKTKFNIKEVFEEQKKKNLPFKSEIENNQRDIKRKEKSKDENLLKQNIFEPDINKKWDNISQYKKEEFHIFDYDRGFLRKKLRGATFPETHDDRQKNCFLFIDDYLTSNEDKFDIINEDVKLRASDYNKWSVNMLYNFLKMIGLKKEAYLFKINKIRGYHILKLTDKELKKLNINNSYVRKFVLSVFRFLVNSLDNADPLSINFNTSKRFSFNKITNICSIDISLLNKVGGGSYAQVFKAKYKGIYVACKIFLYNPKQINEETYCESYISTPRSSQKCILPKINKNLNLVNYELEKKHTQEDKVEEQEENEEEKKKKSEEEIMNNSDTLQKNKKIKKMANLEIFRYFPTPVKYRNYEAKILYSLQECKHVIKLIGVCSLKEGEESLILQYCPGGSLEKYIYRDEKKKNSYIRYLSRPKIVKIFQQVAEGMHNIHSNHFFHRDLKLSNILLDEYQNAVISDFGLSTNFSPNDSPTAYAMYGNIFYAAPEVLKGEGFFKESDVWSFAVSLWEALTKKIAYDGLSASEVFCKISAGELVLPIPNDLPTELSNLLKSMLEYDFTKRPLFHVIAKKLEDIRITAEKKLHSDIISFFDG